The Leptospira sp. WS60.C2 genome includes the window GAGATTCTGCTGATTTTGCATTAACTGGCGTTTGGGCAAAAAAAGCCTTCGAAGAAGCAAAAAAATTCTATCCCAATGCCAAAGCCATCTTCAATGGAGCAGATTCCAAATACATGGAACTTCCTACCATCACAGATGCGTCTGTCAATGATGGGGCAAAGTATGTTTATATCACCTCCAATAATACCATTTATGGTACAAGATACAAAACCTTTCCTAAATTGAAAAAAGCTCCCCTCATTGCGGACATGACAAGTGAGTTACTCAGTCGCAAACTTCCAATCGAGGATTTTTCTGTCATCTTTGCGGGAGCACAAAAAAACATTGGGCCTTCTGGACTTACCCTTGTAATTTATGATAAGGAAAAACTCCCTCAAGTTTCCCATCCCATTCCCAATCTCATGAATTTTGCATTGATGGAAAAAAATGGCTCACTCTACAACACTCCCCCAACATACTCCATCTATATGGCAGGACTAGTGTTTAAGTATCTCAAACGAAACGGTGGCCTAACCGTCATGGAAGAAACAAATGAAAGAAAGGCAAAAAAATTGTATGATGCCATCGATGCTTCTTCTTTGTTTTATGCTCCTGTACCTGAGGCATTTCGATCTGCTATGAATGTTGTATTCCGAAGCCACAACGATGATTTGGATTCCAAATTCCTCGCGCTTGCCGAAGAACAAGGATTTGCTGGTTTAAAAGGATACCGTGATGTCGGAGGATTTAGAGCCAGTATCTATAATGCCATGCCAGAAGAAGGTGTGGATGCACTTGTATCCTTTCTCAAGGAATTTGAAAGGACGCATGGGTAGACAGTTCCTACATTTACTCGTTATCTTCTGGATTTTGACGGGAACAGTCGAACCGCATTCCGTTTATATCCCTGAAGGAAATTTTGGATGGGAGGCAGCTAATCAATGTTATGTGGTTTTGGAAACAGAAATGCCACCAAAAGCAATTAGTCCAAACATCCAAAATCTAGACAGAGCCAAAATGGCAATGTATGCCAAGGAATCAGCTGAAGTAAGACTGAAGTCCCTCGATTGTCTCCTAGGTAAACTGAACAATCCACAAGAAGAAAAAAATTTGGGAGCACTCTTAAAACCTTCCTTACTCTCTGGATTTCAAATTGAGGAATCCTTCTTTCGATCCGAATGGAGGATTCTTCTTGCTGAAAATCGAGAATACCCTCTCACCCCAAGCGAAATGAGTCTCGCTAAACAATGGCTAACTTCCTACCAAGAAATCAAACAAGAGATCATGGCACTCACCATTGAATATGTATCAGAAAAAAATCCATTTAGCAAACGTGAAAGGTATTTAAATCTTTTTACCGGATACTATGGAAGTTTACTCAGGGAGCGAGATAAATTTTTACTCTCTCTCTCCATCGAAACGTATACGTCTTACACCGAAGCCCTAAAACAAAGAAAGGAAAAATCCGAATGAAAGAAAAAATTGGAATCGCCTCTGACCATGGAGGATTTGCTCTCAAAGAATTCCTCAGGAAAAGTCTCGAGGAATCGTATGAAATGGTCGATTACGGTACTAAGAGCGAAGAGTCCGTCGACTACCCAACCATCATTGGAGATGCCTGCCGAAAGGTTCTCTCTGGTGAAGTCCCAAGACTCATCGCTCTCTGCGGTACAGGCATTGGAGCATCCATTGCGGCAAACCGCCTCAAAGGCATTCGAGCGGCCCTTTGCCATGATGAGTTTACGGCGGAAATGTCAAAACGCCATAACAATGCCAATGTACTGGTTTTAGGGGGAAGAGTTCTCGGAACAGACTTAGCTCTGAGAATTGTAAAAAAATGGATCGAAACAGAATTCGAAGGTGGAAGGCACCAAAAACGATTGGGTCTTATCGAAGAACAGTCCTAATATCCCTTTGTTTCCTTTTGGGAAGTTCCTATCTATACTCTTGGGAAGTTCCCAAAAAGGAAACGCTCAACCTAAGCCTTTGGAAAAAAATTGGTGTTGTCGAACACAAAGAGCCAGGCAAAAAAAACACTCTCAAACCCAAAGAAAACACACCGAAACATGGTGAATTGTTTTTCGATTTTGAAGGAGAACCAAGCGAACCTTCCCTTTCGGA containing:
- the serC gene encoding 3-phosphoserine/phosphohydroxythreonine transaminase, which encodes MPTFTHRIYNFNAGPAMLPTEVMEEAKSEFLNFKGTGMSVMEMSHREKHFQTILDESIADLRELLNLPSRYAVVYFPGGATLQFSAIPFNYLESGDSADFALTGVWAKKAFEEAKKFYPNAKAIFNGADSKYMELPTITDASVNDGAKYVYITSNNTIYGTRYKTFPKLKKAPLIADMTSELLSRKLPIEDFSVIFAGAQKNIGPSGLTLVIYDKEKLPQVSHPIPNLMNFALMEKNGSLYNTPPTYSIYMAGLVFKYLKRNGGLTVMEETNERKAKKLYDAIDASSLFYAPVPEAFRSAMNVVFRSHNDDLDSKFLALAEEQGFAGLKGYRDVGGFRASIYNAMPEEGVDALVSFLKEFERTHG
- the rpiB gene encoding ribose 5-phosphate isomerase B, yielding MKEKIGIASDHGGFALKEFLRKSLEESYEMVDYGTKSEESVDYPTIIGDACRKVLSGEVPRLIALCGTGIGASIAANRLKGIRAALCHDEFTAEMSKRHNNANVLVLGGRVLGTDLALRIVKKWIETEFEGGRHQKRLGLIEEQS